A single region of the Lycium barbarum isolate Lr01 chromosome 2, ASM1917538v2, whole genome shotgun sequence genome encodes:
- the LOC132626715 gene encoding phytochrome B isoform X3 codes for MASGSRTKHSQHNSSQVQAQSSGTSNVNYKDSISKAIAQYTADARLHAVFEQSGESGKSFDYSQSVKTGTNSVVPEQQITAYLTKIQRGGHIQPFGCTIAVDEASFRVIAFSENACDMLSLTPQSVPSLERPEILTIGTDVRTLFTPSSSVLLERAFGAREITLLNPIWIHSKNSGKPFYAILHRVDVGIVIDLEPARTEDPALSIAGAVQSQKLAVRAISHLQSLPGGDIKLLCDTVVESVRELTGYDRVMVYKFHEDEHGEVVAESKRRDLEPYIGLHYPATDIPQASRFLFKQNRVRMIVDCHATPVRVIQDDSLMQPLCLVGSTLRAPHGCHAQYMANMGSIASLTLAVIINGNDEEGRNSMRLWGLVVGHHTSVRCIPFPLRYACEFLMQAFGLQLNMELQLASQLSEKHVLRTQTLLCDMLLRDSPTGIVTQSPSIMDLVKCDGAALYYLGKYYPLGVTPTEAQIKDIVEWLLTYHGDSTGLSTDSLADAGYPGAASLGDAVCGMAVAYITTKDFLFWFRSHTAKEIKWGGAKHHPEDKDDGQRMHPRSSFKAFLEVVKSRSSPWENAEMDAIHSLQLILRDSFKDAEASNSKAVVHAQLGEMELQGIDELSSVAREMVRLIETATAPIFAVDVEGRINGWNAKVAELTGLSVEEAMGKSLVHDLMHKESEETAEKLLFNALRGEEDKNVEIKLRTFGAEQPKKAVFVVVNACCSKDYTNNIVGVCFVGQDVTGQKVVMDKFIHIQGDYKAIVHSPNPLIPPIFASDENTCCSEWNTAMEKLTGWSRGEIVGKMLVGEIFGSCCRLKGPDAMTKFMIVLHNAIGGQDTDKFPFSFFDRNGKYVQALLTANKRVNMEGHTIGAFCFIQIASPELQQALRVQRQQEKKCYSQMKELAYICQEIKSPLNGIRFTNSLLEATDLTENQKQYLETSAACERQMSKIIKDVDLENIEDGLQEGIMGMYFNSM; via the exons ATGGCTTCTGGAAGTAGAACAAAGCATTCCCAACATAACTCATCACAAGTTCAAGCTCAATCTTCAGGTACAAGTAATGTGAATTATAAAGATTCAATAAGCAAAGCCATAGCACAGTACACAGCTGATGCTAGACTTCATGCTGTATTTGAACAATCTGGTGAGTCTGGAAAGTCTTTTGATTACTCACAGTCTGTTAAAACTGGTACAAATTCTGTTGTACCTGAACAGCAAATTACTGCTTATTTGACTAAAATACAAAGAGGGGGTCATATTCAACCTTTTGGTTGTACGATAGCTGTAGATGAAGCTAGTTTTCGGGTTATAGCTTTCAGTGAAAATGCCTGTGATATGCTTAGTTTAACCCCACAATCAGTTCCAAGTCTTGAGAGGCCTGAGATACTTACAATTGGTACTGATGTTAGGACCCTTTTTACCCCTTCTAGCTCTGTTTTGCTAGAAAGAGCATTTGGGGCGCGCGAAATTACGTTACTGAATCCGATTTGGATTCATTCCAAGAATTCTGGCAAGCCCTTTTATGCTATTTTGCATAGGGTTGATGTTGGCATTGTCATTGATTTGGAGCCTGCTAGAACGGAGGACCCCGCTTTATCTATTGCTGGAGCGGTGCAGTCGCAGAAACTTGCGGTGAGGGCTATTTCTCACTTGCAATCACTTCCTGGTGGGGACATTAAGCTTTTGTGTGATACTGTGGTTGAGAGTGTCAGGGAGTTAACCGGGTATGACCGGGTTATGGTGTATAAATTTCATGAGGATGAGCATGGGGAGGTAGTGGCTGAGAGTAAAAGACGAGATTTAGAGCCCTATATTGGTTTGCATTATCCTGCTACTGACATTCCTCAAGCTTCACGGTTTTTGTTTAAGCAGAACAGGGTGAGAATGATTGTGGACTGCCATGCGACACCTGTGCGGGTTATTCAGGATGACTCACTGATGCAGCCTTTGTGTTTAGTTGGTTCCACACTTAGAGCCCCTCATGGTTGCCACGCACAGTACATGGCAAACATGGGGTCTATTGCCTCATTAACACTGGCAGTTATTATTAATGGAAATGATGAGGAAGGCCGAAATTCAATGAGGCTATGGGGCTTGGTTGTTGGACATCACACCTCTGTTCGGTGCATTCCTTTCCCTCTTCGGTATGCGTGTGAATTCCTTATGCAGGCCTTTGGACTCCAATTGAACATGGAGTTGCAACTGGCATCACAGTTGTCTGAGAAACATGTTTTAAGGACACAAACACTGTTATGTGACATGCTCCTTCGAGACTCACCTACGGGGATTGTTACCCAAAGCCCCAGTATTATGGACCTTGTCAAATGCGATGGTGCTGCTCTATACTACCTGGGGAAGTACTATCCATTAGGCGTCACACCGACTGAAGCTCAGATAAAAGACATTGTGGAGTGGTTATTGACTTACCACGGGGACTCAACAGGTTTAAGTACTGACAGTTTGGCTGATGCTGGGTATCCTGGGGCAGCTTCACTTGGTGATGCAGTTTGTGGTATGGCTGTTGCTTATATAACTACTAAAGATTTCTTGTTTTGGTTTCGCTCCCACACGGCGAAAGAGATAAAGTGGGGTGGTGCAAAGCATCATCCTGAAGACAAGGATGACGGCCAGAGAATGCATCCACGCTCTTCCTTCAAGGCATTTTTGGAAGTTGTTAAAAGCCGTAGCTCACCATGGGAAAATGCAGAAATGGACGCAATTCACTCTTTGCAGCTTATTCTGCGAGATTCATTCAAGGATGCTGAGGCAAGTAATTCTAAGGCTGTCGTGCATGCTCAACTTGGGGAAATGGAGTTGCAAGGGATAGATGAACTGAGTTCTGTTGCCAGAGAAATGGTTAGACTGATAGAGACTGCAACAGCTCCCATATTTGCTGTCGATGTCGAAGGTCGCATAAATGGGTGGAATGCAAAGGTTGCTGAATTGACAGGCTTATCAGTTGAAGAAGCAATGGGGAAGTCTTTGGTTCATGATCTTATGCACAAAGAATCAGAGGAGACTGCTGAGAAACTTCTGTTCAATGCTCTAAGAG GCGAGGAAGATAAGAATGTAGAAATAAAGTTAAGGACATTTGGAGCCGAGCAACCGAAGAAAGCTGTTTTTGTGGTGGTTAATGCTTGCTGTAGCAAAGATTACACAAACAACATTGTTGGTGTTTGCTTTGTTGGGCAGGATGTTACTGGGCAAAAAGTTGTTATGGACAAGTTTATTCACATCCAAGGTGATTACAAGGCTATTGTGCACAGCCCCAATCCTCTGATTCCTCCCATATTTGCATCAGATGAGAACACTTGTTGCTCCGAGTGGAACACTGCCATGGAAAAGCTCACTGGTTGGTCCAGAGGGGAGATTGTTGGGAAAATGTTAGTTGGTGAGATTTTTGGAAGTTGTTGTCGGCTCAAGGGCCCAGATGCCATGACAAAGTTCATGATTGTGTTACATAATGCAATTGGAGGCCAGGATACAGACAAGTTTCCATTTTCCTTTTTTGACCGAAATGGGAAATATGTGCAAGCTCTTTTGACTGCAAATAAGAGAGTCAATATGGAGGGCCATACTATTGGGGCTTTCTGTTTCATACAGATAGCCAGTCCTGAATTGCAGCAAGCTCTAAGAGTTCAAAGGCAACAGGAAAAGAAGTGTTATTCTCAGATGAAAGAGTTGGCGTACATTTGTCAGGAAATAAAAAGTCCTCTTAATGGTATACGCTTTACAAATTCATTGTTGGAGGCCACAGATTTGACAGAAAATCAGAAGCAGTATCTGGAGACAAGTGCGGCTTGTGAGAGGCAGATGTCTAAGATCATAAAGGATGTTGATCTGGAAAACATTGAGGACGG GTTGCAGGAGGGGATTATGGGCATGTATTTCAATTCTATGTAG
- the LOC132626715 gene encoding phytochrome B isoform X2 yields MASGSRTKHSQHNSSQVQAQSSGTSNVNYKDSISKAIAQYTADARLHAVFEQSGESGKSFDYSQSVKTGTNSVVPEQQITAYLTKIQRGGHIQPFGCTIAVDEASFRVIAFSENACDMLSLTPQSVPSLERPEILTIGTDVRTLFTPSSSVLLERAFGAREITLLNPIWIHSKNSGKPFYAILHRVDVGIVIDLEPARTEDPALSIAGAVQSQKLAVRAISHLQSLPGGDIKLLCDTVVESVRELTGYDRVMVYKFHEDEHGEVVAESKRRDLEPYIGLHYPATDIPQASRFLFKQNRVRMIVDCHATPVRVIQDDSLMQPLCLVGSTLRAPHGCHAQYMANMGSIASLTLAVIINGNDEEGRNSMRLWGLVVGHHTSVRCIPFPLRYACEFLMQAFGLQLNMELQLASQLSEKHVLRTQTLLCDMLLRDSPTGIVTQSPSIMDLVKCDGAALYYLGKYYPLGVTPTEAQIKDIVEWLLTYHGDSTGLSTDSLADAGYPGAASLGDAVCGMAVAYITTKDFLFWFRSHTAKEIKWGGAKHHPEDKDDGQRMHPRSSFKAFLEVVKSRSSPWENAEMDAIHSLQLILRDSFKDAEASNSKAVVHAQLGEMELQGIDELSSVAREMVRLIETATAPIFAVDVEGRINGWNAKVAELTGLSVEEAMGKSLVHDLMHKESEETAEKLLFNALRGEEDKNVEIKLRTFGAEQPKKAVFVVVNACCSKDYTNNIVGVCFVGQDVTGQKVVMDKFIHIQGDYKAIVHSPNPLIPPIFASDENTCCSEWNTAMEKLTGWSRGEIVGKMLVGEIFGSCCRLKGPDAMTKFMIVLHNAIGGQDTDKFPFSFFDRNGKYVQALLTANKRVNMEGHTIGAFCFIQIASPELQQALRVQRQQEKKCYSQMKELAYICQEIKSPLNGIRFTNSLLEATDLTENQKQYLETSAACERQMSKIIKDVDLENIEDGSLTLEKEEFFLGSVIDAVVSQVMLLLREKGVQLIRDIPEEIKTLTVYGDQVRIQQVLADFLLNMVRYAPSPDGWVEIQLRPSMKQISDGVTVVHIELRLLLS; encoded by the exons ATGGCTTCTGGAAGTAGAACAAAGCATTCCCAACATAACTCATCACAAGTTCAAGCTCAATCTTCAGGTACAAGTAATGTGAATTATAAAGATTCAATAAGCAAAGCCATAGCACAGTACACAGCTGATGCTAGACTTCATGCTGTATTTGAACAATCTGGTGAGTCTGGAAAGTCTTTTGATTACTCACAGTCTGTTAAAACTGGTACAAATTCTGTTGTACCTGAACAGCAAATTACTGCTTATTTGACTAAAATACAAAGAGGGGGTCATATTCAACCTTTTGGTTGTACGATAGCTGTAGATGAAGCTAGTTTTCGGGTTATAGCTTTCAGTGAAAATGCCTGTGATATGCTTAGTTTAACCCCACAATCAGTTCCAAGTCTTGAGAGGCCTGAGATACTTACAATTGGTACTGATGTTAGGACCCTTTTTACCCCTTCTAGCTCTGTTTTGCTAGAAAGAGCATTTGGGGCGCGCGAAATTACGTTACTGAATCCGATTTGGATTCATTCCAAGAATTCTGGCAAGCCCTTTTATGCTATTTTGCATAGGGTTGATGTTGGCATTGTCATTGATTTGGAGCCTGCTAGAACGGAGGACCCCGCTTTATCTATTGCTGGAGCGGTGCAGTCGCAGAAACTTGCGGTGAGGGCTATTTCTCACTTGCAATCACTTCCTGGTGGGGACATTAAGCTTTTGTGTGATACTGTGGTTGAGAGTGTCAGGGAGTTAACCGGGTATGACCGGGTTATGGTGTATAAATTTCATGAGGATGAGCATGGGGAGGTAGTGGCTGAGAGTAAAAGACGAGATTTAGAGCCCTATATTGGTTTGCATTATCCTGCTACTGACATTCCTCAAGCTTCACGGTTTTTGTTTAAGCAGAACAGGGTGAGAATGATTGTGGACTGCCATGCGACACCTGTGCGGGTTATTCAGGATGACTCACTGATGCAGCCTTTGTGTTTAGTTGGTTCCACACTTAGAGCCCCTCATGGTTGCCACGCACAGTACATGGCAAACATGGGGTCTATTGCCTCATTAACACTGGCAGTTATTATTAATGGAAATGATGAGGAAGGCCGAAATTCAATGAGGCTATGGGGCTTGGTTGTTGGACATCACACCTCTGTTCGGTGCATTCCTTTCCCTCTTCGGTATGCGTGTGAATTCCTTATGCAGGCCTTTGGACTCCAATTGAACATGGAGTTGCAACTGGCATCACAGTTGTCTGAGAAACATGTTTTAAGGACACAAACACTGTTATGTGACATGCTCCTTCGAGACTCACCTACGGGGATTGTTACCCAAAGCCCCAGTATTATGGACCTTGTCAAATGCGATGGTGCTGCTCTATACTACCTGGGGAAGTACTATCCATTAGGCGTCACACCGACTGAAGCTCAGATAAAAGACATTGTGGAGTGGTTATTGACTTACCACGGGGACTCAACAGGTTTAAGTACTGACAGTTTGGCTGATGCTGGGTATCCTGGGGCAGCTTCACTTGGTGATGCAGTTTGTGGTATGGCTGTTGCTTATATAACTACTAAAGATTTCTTGTTTTGGTTTCGCTCCCACACGGCGAAAGAGATAAAGTGGGGTGGTGCAAAGCATCATCCTGAAGACAAGGATGACGGCCAGAGAATGCATCCACGCTCTTCCTTCAAGGCATTTTTGGAAGTTGTTAAAAGCCGTAGCTCACCATGGGAAAATGCAGAAATGGACGCAATTCACTCTTTGCAGCTTATTCTGCGAGATTCATTCAAGGATGCTGAGGCAAGTAATTCTAAGGCTGTCGTGCATGCTCAACTTGGGGAAATGGAGTTGCAAGGGATAGATGAACTGAGTTCTGTTGCCAGAGAAATGGTTAGACTGATAGAGACTGCAACAGCTCCCATATTTGCTGTCGATGTCGAAGGTCGCATAAATGGGTGGAATGCAAAGGTTGCTGAATTGACAGGCTTATCAGTTGAAGAAGCAATGGGGAAGTCTTTGGTTCATGATCTTATGCACAAAGAATCAGAGGAGACTGCTGAGAAACTTCTGTTCAATGCTCTAAGAG GCGAGGAAGATAAGAATGTAGAAATAAAGTTAAGGACATTTGGAGCCGAGCAACCGAAGAAAGCTGTTTTTGTGGTGGTTAATGCTTGCTGTAGCAAAGATTACACAAACAACATTGTTGGTGTTTGCTTTGTTGGGCAGGATGTTACTGGGCAAAAAGTTGTTATGGACAAGTTTATTCACATCCAAGGTGATTACAAGGCTATTGTGCACAGCCCCAATCCTCTGATTCCTCCCATATTTGCATCAGATGAGAACACTTGTTGCTCCGAGTGGAACACTGCCATGGAAAAGCTCACTGGTTGGTCCAGAGGGGAGATTGTTGGGAAAATGTTAGTTGGTGAGATTTTTGGAAGTTGTTGTCGGCTCAAGGGCCCAGATGCCATGACAAAGTTCATGATTGTGTTACATAATGCAATTGGAGGCCAGGATACAGACAAGTTTCCATTTTCCTTTTTTGACCGAAATGGGAAATATGTGCAAGCTCTTTTGACTGCAAATAAGAGAGTCAATATGGAGGGCCATACTATTGGGGCTTTCTGTTTCATACAGATAGCCAGTCCTGAATTGCAGCAAGCTCTAAGAGTTCAAAGGCAACAGGAAAAGAAGTGTTATTCTCAGATGAAAGAGTTGGCGTACATTTGTCAGGAAATAAAAAGTCCTCTTAATGGTATACGCTTTACAAATTCATTGTTGGAGGCCACAGATTTGACAGAAAATCAGAAGCAGTATCTGGAGACAAGTGCGGCTTGTGAGAGGCAGATGTCTAAGATCATAAAGGATGTTGATCTGGAAAACATTGAGGACGG TTCACTGACCCTTGAGAAAGAAGAATTTTTTCTTGGGAGTGTAATAGATGCCGTTGTTAGCCAAGTGATGTTATTACTGAGGGAAAAAGGCGTGCAATTGATCCGGGATATACCAGAGGAGATTAAGACATTAACAGTATATGGTGATCAAGTGAGAATTCAACAGGTCTTGGCAGATTTCTTGCTGAACATGGTACGGTATGCACCATCACCTGACGGGTGGGTAGAGATCCAACTTCGACCAAGTATGAAGCAGATATCTGATGGAGTAACTGTTGTGCATATTGAACTCAG GCTGCTGCTTAGTTGA
- the LOC132628727 gene encoding uncharacterized protein LOC132628727 has translation MVPFIPSKGYKYILIAVDYVSKWVEAIALPANDASVVARFLKKNIFTRFETPRTIINDQGTHFCSRLFDKLLLKYGVKHKIATAYHPQTSGQVEVPNREIKRILEKISVLGDKEAGEKRLLQLHKLDEVHYHAYENAKMYKERTKRTHDKRIQPRKMANTKGKGKLTTTSASQGTKRSRAKPSTAKKSVKSTSGGKQPGAPIPRPPPRRPLPDILPIAEDWYS, from the exons ATGGTCCCCTTCATACCATCCAAGGGATATAAGTACATATTGATTGCTGTAGACTATGTCTCGAAGTGGGTGGAAGCCATCGCACTTCCTGccaatgatgctagtgtggtggcaAGATTTCTGAAGAAGAACATTTTTACAAGGTTTGAAACCCCTCGAACCATCATCAACGATCAAGGTACTCACTTTTGCAGTCGGCTTTTTGATAAATTGTTGCTCAAGTATGGGGTAAAACACAAGATAGCGActgcttatcatcctcagacgagtggtcaagtggaggtacCGAATCGAGAAATTaagaggattttggagaaaatt AGCGTATTGGGCGATAAAGAGGCTGGAGAAAAGAGATTGTTGCAGCTGCACAAGTTGGACGAAGTTCACTATCATGCTTATGAGAACGCGAAGATGTACAAGGAGAGGACAAAGAGAACTCACGACAAGCGAATCCAACCTC GCAAAATGGCTAACACCAAAGGTAAAGGAAAGTTGACTACCACCTCCGCCTCTCAGGGCACAAAGAGGTCTAGAGCTAAACCCTCGACAGCAAAGAAATCAGTAAAGTCCACTTCGGGGGGTAAGCAGCCGGGTGCACCTATTCCTCGACCTCCACCTAGGAGACCTTTGCCGGATATACTACCGATAGCAGAGGATTGGTATTCATAA
- the LOC132626715 gene encoding phytochrome B isoform X1: protein MASGSRTKHSQHNSSQVQAQSSGTSNVNYKDSISKAIAQYTADARLHAVFEQSGESGKSFDYSQSVKTGTNSVVPEQQITAYLTKIQRGGHIQPFGCTIAVDEASFRVIAFSENACDMLSLTPQSVPSLERPEILTIGTDVRTLFTPSSSVLLERAFGAREITLLNPIWIHSKNSGKPFYAILHRVDVGIVIDLEPARTEDPALSIAGAVQSQKLAVRAISHLQSLPGGDIKLLCDTVVESVRELTGYDRVMVYKFHEDEHGEVVAESKRRDLEPYIGLHYPATDIPQASRFLFKQNRVRMIVDCHATPVRVIQDDSLMQPLCLVGSTLRAPHGCHAQYMANMGSIASLTLAVIINGNDEEGRNSMRLWGLVVGHHTSVRCIPFPLRYACEFLMQAFGLQLNMELQLASQLSEKHVLRTQTLLCDMLLRDSPTGIVTQSPSIMDLVKCDGAALYYLGKYYPLGVTPTEAQIKDIVEWLLTYHGDSTGLSTDSLADAGYPGAASLGDAVCGMAVAYITTKDFLFWFRSHTAKEIKWGGAKHHPEDKDDGQRMHPRSSFKAFLEVVKSRSSPWENAEMDAIHSLQLILRDSFKDAEASNSKAVVHAQLGEMELQGIDELSSVAREMVRLIETATAPIFAVDVEGRINGWNAKVAELTGLSVEEAMGKSLVHDLMHKESEETAEKLLFNALRGEEDKNVEIKLRTFGAEQPKKAVFVVVNACCSKDYTNNIVGVCFVGQDVTGQKVVMDKFIHIQGDYKAIVHSPNPLIPPIFASDENTCCSEWNTAMEKLTGWSRGEIVGKMLVGEIFGSCCRLKGPDAMTKFMIVLHNAIGGQDTDKFPFSFFDRNGKYVQALLTANKRVNMEGHTIGAFCFIQIASPELQQALRVQRQQEKKCYSQMKELAYICQEIKSPLNGIRFTNSLLEATDLTENQKQYLETSAACERQMSKIIKDVDLENIEDGSLTLEKEEFFLGSVIDAVVSQVMLLLREKGVQLIRDIPEEIKTLTVYGDQVRIQQVLADFLLNMVRYAPSPDGWVEIQLRPSMKQISDGVTVVHIELRIVCPGEGLPPELVQDMFRSSRWVTQEGLGLSMCGKILKLMNGEIQYIRESERCYFLIILDLPMTHQASKSVG from the exons ATGGCTTCTGGAAGTAGAACAAAGCATTCCCAACATAACTCATCACAAGTTCAAGCTCAATCTTCAGGTACAAGTAATGTGAATTATAAAGATTCAATAAGCAAAGCCATAGCACAGTACACAGCTGATGCTAGACTTCATGCTGTATTTGAACAATCTGGTGAGTCTGGAAAGTCTTTTGATTACTCACAGTCTGTTAAAACTGGTACAAATTCTGTTGTACCTGAACAGCAAATTACTGCTTATTTGACTAAAATACAAAGAGGGGGTCATATTCAACCTTTTGGTTGTACGATAGCTGTAGATGAAGCTAGTTTTCGGGTTATAGCTTTCAGTGAAAATGCCTGTGATATGCTTAGTTTAACCCCACAATCAGTTCCAAGTCTTGAGAGGCCTGAGATACTTACAATTGGTACTGATGTTAGGACCCTTTTTACCCCTTCTAGCTCTGTTTTGCTAGAAAGAGCATTTGGGGCGCGCGAAATTACGTTACTGAATCCGATTTGGATTCATTCCAAGAATTCTGGCAAGCCCTTTTATGCTATTTTGCATAGGGTTGATGTTGGCATTGTCATTGATTTGGAGCCTGCTAGAACGGAGGACCCCGCTTTATCTATTGCTGGAGCGGTGCAGTCGCAGAAACTTGCGGTGAGGGCTATTTCTCACTTGCAATCACTTCCTGGTGGGGACATTAAGCTTTTGTGTGATACTGTGGTTGAGAGTGTCAGGGAGTTAACCGGGTATGACCGGGTTATGGTGTATAAATTTCATGAGGATGAGCATGGGGAGGTAGTGGCTGAGAGTAAAAGACGAGATTTAGAGCCCTATATTGGTTTGCATTATCCTGCTACTGACATTCCTCAAGCTTCACGGTTTTTGTTTAAGCAGAACAGGGTGAGAATGATTGTGGACTGCCATGCGACACCTGTGCGGGTTATTCAGGATGACTCACTGATGCAGCCTTTGTGTTTAGTTGGTTCCACACTTAGAGCCCCTCATGGTTGCCACGCACAGTACATGGCAAACATGGGGTCTATTGCCTCATTAACACTGGCAGTTATTATTAATGGAAATGATGAGGAAGGCCGAAATTCAATGAGGCTATGGGGCTTGGTTGTTGGACATCACACCTCTGTTCGGTGCATTCCTTTCCCTCTTCGGTATGCGTGTGAATTCCTTATGCAGGCCTTTGGACTCCAATTGAACATGGAGTTGCAACTGGCATCACAGTTGTCTGAGAAACATGTTTTAAGGACACAAACACTGTTATGTGACATGCTCCTTCGAGACTCACCTACGGGGATTGTTACCCAAAGCCCCAGTATTATGGACCTTGTCAAATGCGATGGTGCTGCTCTATACTACCTGGGGAAGTACTATCCATTAGGCGTCACACCGACTGAAGCTCAGATAAAAGACATTGTGGAGTGGTTATTGACTTACCACGGGGACTCAACAGGTTTAAGTACTGACAGTTTGGCTGATGCTGGGTATCCTGGGGCAGCTTCACTTGGTGATGCAGTTTGTGGTATGGCTGTTGCTTATATAACTACTAAAGATTTCTTGTTTTGGTTTCGCTCCCACACGGCGAAAGAGATAAAGTGGGGTGGTGCAAAGCATCATCCTGAAGACAAGGATGACGGCCAGAGAATGCATCCACGCTCTTCCTTCAAGGCATTTTTGGAAGTTGTTAAAAGCCGTAGCTCACCATGGGAAAATGCAGAAATGGACGCAATTCACTCTTTGCAGCTTATTCTGCGAGATTCATTCAAGGATGCTGAGGCAAGTAATTCTAAGGCTGTCGTGCATGCTCAACTTGGGGAAATGGAGTTGCAAGGGATAGATGAACTGAGTTCTGTTGCCAGAGAAATGGTTAGACTGATAGAGACTGCAACAGCTCCCATATTTGCTGTCGATGTCGAAGGTCGCATAAATGGGTGGAATGCAAAGGTTGCTGAATTGACAGGCTTATCAGTTGAAGAAGCAATGGGGAAGTCTTTGGTTCATGATCTTATGCACAAAGAATCAGAGGAGACTGCTGAGAAACTTCTGTTCAATGCTCTAAGAG GCGAGGAAGATAAGAATGTAGAAATAAAGTTAAGGACATTTGGAGCCGAGCAACCGAAGAAAGCTGTTTTTGTGGTGGTTAATGCTTGCTGTAGCAAAGATTACACAAACAACATTGTTGGTGTTTGCTTTGTTGGGCAGGATGTTACTGGGCAAAAAGTTGTTATGGACAAGTTTATTCACATCCAAGGTGATTACAAGGCTATTGTGCACAGCCCCAATCCTCTGATTCCTCCCATATTTGCATCAGATGAGAACACTTGTTGCTCCGAGTGGAACACTGCCATGGAAAAGCTCACTGGTTGGTCCAGAGGGGAGATTGTTGGGAAAATGTTAGTTGGTGAGATTTTTGGAAGTTGTTGTCGGCTCAAGGGCCCAGATGCCATGACAAAGTTCATGATTGTGTTACATAATGCAATTGGAGGCCAGGATACAGACAAGTTTCCATTTTCCTTTTTTGACCGAAATGGGAAATATGTGCAAGCTCTTTTGACTGCAAATAAGAGAGTCAATATGGAGGGCCATACTATTGGGGCTTTCTGTTTCATACAGATAGCCAGTCCTGAATTGCAGCAAGCTCTAAGAGTTCAAAGGCAACAGGAAAAGAAGTGTTATTCTCAGATGAAAGAGTTGGCGTACATTTGTCAGGAAATAAAAAGTCCTCTTAATGGTATACGCTTTACAAATTCATTGTTGGAGGCCACAGATTTGACAGAAAATCAGAAGCAGTATCTGGAGACAAGTGCGGCTTGTGAGAGGCAGATGTCTAAGATCATAAAGGATGTTGATCTGGAAAACATTGAGGACGG TTCACTGACCCTTGAGAAAGAAGAATTTTTTCTTGGGAGTGTAATAGATGCCGTTGTTAGCCAAGTGATGTTATTACTGAGGGAAAAAGGCGTGCAATTGATCCGGGATATACCAGAGGAGATTAAGACATTAACAGTATATGGTGATCAAGTGAGAATTCAACAGGTCTTGGCAGATTTCTTGCTGAACATGGTACGGTATGCACCATCACCTGACGGGTGGGTAGAGATCCAACTTCGACCAAGTATGAAGCAGATATCTGATGGAGTAACTGTTGTGCATATTGAACTCAG gaTTGTATGCCCTGGTGAAGGGCTTCCTCCGGAATTGGTTCAAGACATGTTCCGCAGCAGTCGGTGGGTAACTCAGGAAGGCCTAGGGCTGAGCATGTGCGGAAAAATCTTAAAGCTTATGAATGGAGAGATCCAGTATATCAGAGAATCAGAAAGATGTTATTTCCTCATTATCCTTGACCTACCAATGACCCACCAAGCTTCAAAGAGTGTTGGCTAG